The Cellulosimicrobium cellulans genome contains the following window.
CAGGTCGCGCCCGTTGGGTTCTCCCAGGGCGGGCTCATGGCGACGCAGCTCCTGCGCACGCGACCCGAGCGCGTGGCGGCGACCGTCGTCCTCGGCGGGTTCGTCCAGGCCGCGGAGCAGCCCGCGGACGCCGTGCTCGCCGCGTCCCGGCCGCCCGTGTTCTGGGGCCGCGGGGCCGACGACCGCGTCATCGCGCCGCACGCGATCGACCGGACGGCCGCGTGGCTGCCGGGCCGCTCGACGCTCGTCGAGCGCGTCTACCCCGGCCTCGCGCACGGCATCGACGCGCGCGAGCTCGCCGACGTCCGGGCGTTCCTCGGCGACGCTCTGGGGCAGACCGCGGCCTGACCGCGGGTGCGGGCGGGCGACCCCGATGGCGGGGCGGGACCCGGCCCGGAGCGCGCACCCGGCGTCGGGCGCGCACGATGGGAGCACACCCAGCCGTGCGCACCGAGGAGCCAGGCCGATGTTCCGCAGCCTCTTCCCGATCCTCTCCGTGGCCGACGTGGAGCGGTCGCTCGTCTTCTACCGCGACCTGCTGCGCGGGACCGTCACGTACGCGTTCCCCGACGACGGCCCGCCCGTGTACGTGAGCGTGCACGTCGGCGGGTCGCCGCTCGGGATCGGTCTCGACGACGGCACGATGCCCGCGGGCGTCGCGCGCACCGTGCTGTGGGTGTACGTCGACGACTGCGACCGGGCCGTCGAGCACCTCGCCGCGGCGGGCGTCCCGGTGCTCCAGCCGCCCACGGACCAGCCGTGGGGCGAGCGCGTCGCGCGCGTGCAGGACCCGGACGGCACCGTCGTGATCCTCGGTCAGGAAGCAGCGCCGCCGCCCGAGCCCGACGGCCCGACCGGGCTCTCCTGACCTGAGTGCCCCCACCGGGACTCGAACCCGGAACACGCCGGGTTTAAGCCGGCCGCCTCTGCCAGTTGGGCCATGGGGGCGCGGCCCGAATCTACCGCGCCCACCTGCCCGTGGGCGCCGATGCGGCCTGGACCGGGCCGCAGAGTCACGGGACGCGACGAGGGGCGAGCCGCGCGCGGCTCGCCCCTCGTCGTCGGGCCTGGTCCGGGGTCGCCGACCCCGGACTCCGGTCAGGAGGCCTTGGCCGGGACCTTCGCGTCGGCGTCGGCGGAGACGCCCGCCTCGGCCGCGGCGGCGGAGCCCTGCGCGGTCTGCTTGATCGGCTCGCCGTCCTTCTTGGGCGGCACCGACGCGGCGCGGAACTCCGCGCGCGGGTCGTGCAGGGAGCCGAGCGACACGAGCTCGCGGCCCAGGAGGAACTGCCCGATCCAGCCGATGAAGATGCGGATCTTGCGGTTGCCCGTGGGCATCGCCATGACGTGGTAGCTGCGGTGCATGAGCCACGCCAGCACACCGCGGAGCTTGAAGACGCCGAACAGCTCCGCGACGCCCTTGTACAGGCCGAGGGACGCGACCGTACCGACGCTCTTGTGGCGGTACTCGACCGGCTTCTCGCTGTGCAGCTCGAGGGCGAGGTTGTCGGCCAGGCGCGTGGCCTCGCGGATCGCGTGCTGCGCGTTCGGCGGGCAGAACTTGCCCGGGTTGAGCACGTCCGGGACGGCGGCGCAGTCGCCCGCGGCCCACGCGTTCGGCACGACGGTGCCGTCGGCGTCAGCGACCTGGAGCGTCGGGAGCACCGTGACGCGGCCCATCTTGTCCACGGGGAGGTCCGACGCCTCCTTGATGACCGGGTTCGCCTTGACGCCCGCGGTCCACACGATCGTGTCGGAGTCGAACTCCACGCCCGTCGACGTGACGACGTGACCGTCCACGCACGACGACAGGAACGTGTTGAGGTGGAACTCGATGCCGCGCTTCTTCAGCTCCTCGAGCGCGTAGCCCGCCATGGGCTCGCTGAGCTCGGGCAGGATGCGCCCGGCGCCCTCGATCATGACGAAGCGGAGGTCCTTCTCCTCGATCGTCGCGTAGTTGCGGGTCGCGTAGCGCGCCATGTCCTCGATCTCGGCGATCGCCTCGACGCCCGCGAACCCGCCGCCGACGAACGTGAACGTCAGCATGCGGCGGCGCAGCTGCTCGTCCCACGTGGACGACGCGACGTCCATGCGGTTGAGCACGTGGTTGCGGACCGCGATGGCCTCCTCCACGTTCTTGAAGCCGATCGCGTTCTCCGCGAGACCGGGGATGGGGAGCGTGCGCGACACCGAGCCGAGGCCGACGATCAGGTGGTCGTACGTGACCGAGTAGTCGTCGCCCTCCTCCGGGTGGATCGTCACGCGGCGCGCGCCGTGGTCGATCGCGACGACCTTGCCCTGGAGCACGTCGACGCCCTTGAGGGCGCGGCGGTGCGGCGCGACGACGTCGCGACCGTCGATCGAGCCCGCGGCCGCCTCGGGGAGGAAGGGCGCGTACGTCATGTACGGGCGCGGGTCGACGACGACGATCGC
Protein-coding sequences here:
- a CDS encoding VOC family protein, which produces MFRSLFPILSVADVERSLVFYRDLLRGTVTYAFPDDGPPVYVSVHVGGSPLGIGLDDGTMPAGVARTVLWVYVDDCDRAVEHLAAAGVPVLQPPTDQPWGERVARVQDPDGTVVILGQEAAPPPEPDGPTGLS
- a CDS encoding alpha/beta hydrolase — translated: MSAPAALVAVRSDADPAGPPAAGPAVVLLHGFGSHEHDLAGLGPHLGPPWVSLRAPLALPHGGFAWFPIVTPGDPEPEPVARATEAVWAWVDAELGPERQVAPVGFSQGGLMATQLLRTRPERVAATVVLGGFVQAAEQPADAVLAASRPPVFWGRGADDRVIAPHAIDRTAAWLPGRSTLVERVYPGLAHGIDARELADVRAFLGDALGQTAA
- a CDS encoding NAD(P)/FAD-dependent oxidoreductase, translated to MPQNDLTSVSRAQTASPRPRKVPRVVVLGGGSVGLYAARRLRKKLGRREAAIVVVDPRPYMTYAPFLPEAAAGSIDGRDVVAPHRRALKGVDVLQGKVVAIDHGARRVTIHPEEGDDYSVTYDHLIVGLGSVSRTLPIPGLAENAIGFKNVEEAIAVRNHVLNRMDVASSTWDEQLRRRMLTFTFVGGGFAGVEAIAEIEDMARYATRNYATIEEKDLRFVMIEGAGRILPELSEPMAGYALEELKKRGIEFHLNTFLSSCVDGHVVTSTGVEFDSDTIVWTAGVKANPVIKEASDLPVDKMGRVTVLPTLQVADADGTVVPNAWAAGDCAAVPDVLNPGKFCPPNAQHAIREATRLADNLALELHSEKPVEYRHKSVGTVASLGLYKGVAELFGVFKLRGVLAWLMHRSYHVMAMPTGNRKIRIFIGWIGQFLLGRELVSLGSLHDPRAEFRAASVPPKKDGEPIKQTAQGSAAAAEAGVSADADAKVPAKAS